The DNA window catgcatcaccatcattatagtacaaattggacattcaatggtagtgactccacttaaatgaaATGATGGtgattccacttaaatgcaatgatggtgattgatggtgattccacttaaatgcaatgatggtgactccacttattttgtcatggttggtcattcaatggatggatagctcctaatttcctataaatagagagctaaaggaAACAAGAGAGGAgaacattgaaggaggagagaaagaggcaaaaggagaagaagaattagagagtgagttcttgagtttttattttctattttacaacaattctctcacatattctttctagaattttgtgagattaattgttggttttgtaaacctagtatgaggaactaatcctcttactagggtgatgatggatccactctattgtatctaaataaatttggtttgattaattattagtttatttatgccatgtcaagtgttaattagttattctttattgataattaaatcttgatgcttagctaccatctaggtttgattaccatgatgcaaattgaggcaaatgcccatgtccaatttgagacaagcttcttgcaattaataccggagttacctagacataaatgtcatatgctaggatctttgtgatcactacataagttaccataaatcctaatgcattcttgattgtcttagccaatccaaatgcccatggttggttgcaattaagaataggcgtggtaagtcagatgcccatgactattacataaattaggggacttgatctttgacatgcatgaatgaaatgataattgtcggctaaataatttaaatacaatagagttggtgaaatcggatccctagtgtttgtttatttgtgttaatccttatttattttgtttccattgataattacaaagagttggaattgcagatattttatattcagtccctgtgggtacgacactcatatttgccacttctatactacaattgattcgtgcacttgcgagtataatttagGTTTGggatcgctatacttttagcgggtcataaaccccacatcaaaTACCTATATAGAAATATATATCACTATCAATTCAAAAAGGTATCTTTCACgtgatacatatatgtttaattaTTTTCCATATTCATAGACTTAGTATAATATATAAATCATATTCCCAAAGATACTCATCAACACTAACATTGAGAACAAACTGTCaatataacaaattaaaacataaccAATGACTGATagcaaataaatatttatatagccATTATATTACACATCACAAATTACATCTCCTAAGCTATATCACAAATTTTTCAAATGTTATTTACTATAGAACAagcaaaaaaaagtatatatatatatagtcaataaGCATTGATCACATTTTCATTGTCAAAcacaagtttttttaaaaaaaaaaaaattgtcctcGCTAGTCTGTAAACTTTTAGAATTTCATGGAAGCGGCAATACCTTACCGCTATATAAATCTGCAACCAAGATAACAACATTGGAGATGGAGAACAATATGACTAGTCGGAGAGTTCACCACAAGCTCTAGAAAAATCTTGACATAAACAACTAGGGGATGGTGAATGGAAAAGAAGCTCATTCTTCAGGACAAATCTTTGATCTCATCCTGATAGACATGGATATATAGGTCATGAATGACATTGAGCTAAATATACTTATAAACTTTGCATATGTGCTCATTGTTGCCCCATTAACATAAGTTTGAATCATATTGACTATTTAGAAATATGATTTATGAAGGTTAAGGGGAGCGGACCGGGTTGGTAACCCGAGTTTAAAGCTGATCCAGTTGTCTAGCGATCATGTTGGCCTATGAATTCTCGGttactaagaaaaaaaaaagttaaggagGAGATGGTTTAGGAGGGATCTATAGAAGAATACATAAATTGTCATTATATTACTATATAATTTTTGGGACTATTGACTTTAGGAACAATCAATATCTATATAGTtattaaaacatatatcatAAATTACAAAtcacaatttaaaacataaataataacacaaatatataaagatatatcgCTATCAATTCAAAAATGTATCTTTCACGTGATGACATgtttcaaatatatacatacatacataagcATGATAGACATTGAATTCCCgattaccaaaagaaaaaaaattaaggggatgCTATAGCAGAGTtctatagaaaaataaataaattgtcaTTGCATTACTAAATAATTTTTAGGACTATTTACTTTAGGAACAATCAAATATCTATACAATTATTAAATTACATatcacaaattaaaacataaataatagcacaaatatataaatatataataatacatatatagacatatatatcATTATCAATTCCAAAAAGTATCTTTCACATGATGACAtgcttcaaatatatatatatatatatgtttaattatTATCCTTATTCACAAACTTAGTGCGTGTAAATCATATTCTCAAAAATACTCATCAATACTTAAGTTGAGAACAAACTGCCAACatacaaattaaaaacaaaacaatgatTGATAACAAATTGATATCTATATAATCATTATATTACACATTGCAAATTACAGCTCATAAGATATATCACAAAATGTTTTAGTGCTATTTACTATGGAACAAGcaaatatatattcaataagGAAAGATCGCATTTTCAGAGTCTaacacaattttttaaaaagattttgCCTTCATTGCTTTGTAAATTTTTATGGAAGCAGCAATACCTTTACGATCTATAAATCTACAATTAAAATAACAACATTAGTAATGTAGGACGATATGACTAGTTGGAGAGTTCACCACGTGCTTTAGAAAAATCTTGACATAAATAACCAGGTGGTGGTGAATGGAAAAGATGTTGTTGATGTTTATTCTTCGACACAAATCTTTGATCTCATCTTGATGGACAAGGATATGTCTGTCATGAATAGCATTGAGGtatatatacttataaattttgaatatgtaCTCATTGTTGCCTCATTATCGTAAATTTGAATCATTATTGACTGTTTGGAAAGATAGTTTACAAAGGTTAATGGGAGCGGGCTGGGTTGGCGATCCGTGTTTAGAGTTGACCCAACTATTCGTTAAGCATGTTGGGTTGGGAATCCTCGGTtaccatgaaaaaaaaagatgttttaAGAGGGTTCTCTAGAAAAATACATAAATTGTCATTATGTTACTATAAATTTTTGGAACTATTTACTTTAGGAACAATCAAATCTATACAATTACATATCACAAATTACAAatcacaattttaaacataaatgaTAACACAAATTTATAAACTTATAATaataacctatatatatatgtgtgtttaatCATTTTCCTTATTCACTTAGTAAATATAATATGTAAATCATATTCTCAAAGATTCAAGACTGACATTGAATTACATATCACAAATTATAAAtcacaatttaaaacataaacaattacacaaatctataaatatattataatacatatataacatAAATATCATTATCAATTCCAAAAATATCTCTTACTTGATGACAtgcttcaaatatatatatatatatatatttaatcacTATCCTTATTCACAGACCTAATGCGTATAATATGTAAATCATATTCTCAAAGATACTCATCAATACTGACAATTAGAACAAACTACCAAcataacaaattaaaacataCGTGGTAGTGAATTGAAAAGAAGCTATTGATGTTTATTCTTTAGGACAAATCTTTGATCTCATCCTGATGGACATGGATATGCCTGTCATGAATGGCATTGTACTCATTGTTGTCTCATTATCTTAAGTTTGAATCACTATTAACTGTTTGAAAAGATGATTTACAAAGGTTAATGGGAGCGGACTGAGTTGACTACCCAAATTTAGAGCTGGCTCAATTGTCTGTTGAGAATGTTGGGTTGGGAATTCTCTGTTaccaagaaaaaagaggagatGGTTTAGGAGAGTTCtatagaaaaatatataaattgtcATTATGTTAATATAAAATTTTGGGACTATTTACTTTAGGAACAATCAATATCTATACAATTACATATCATAGATTACATATCAcaatttataacataaataataacacaaatatataaacatataataatacctatatagaaatatatatacatatataattgctAATTAAAAAAAGTATCTTTCACATGATGACATGTTtctaatacatacatacatacatatatacatacatacatatatatatatatatatatatatatatatatatatgtttaatcaTTTTCCTTATTCACTTTGTAAGTATTATATGTAAATCATATTCTCAAAATACAATTCAAGAGTAACATTGAATTACATATCACAAATTACAAATcacaatttaaaacaaaaataattacacaaatatataaatatataataatacatATGTAGACATAAATATCATTATCAATTCTAAAAATATCTCTCACTTGATGACAtgcttcaaatatatatattttactcAGTATCCTTATTGACAGACCTAGTACGTATAATATGTATATCATATTCTCAAAGGTACTCATCAATATTGACATTGAGAACAAATTGCCAAcataacaaattaaaacataagATTTTGCCCTCACTATTGTAAATTTGATGGAAGCAGCAATGCCTTTACCGCTTTGTAAATCTGCAGTCAAGATAACACTTTTGGTGATGGAGGATGATATGACCCGCCAGAGAGTTCACCACATCCTTTAGAAAAATCTTGACATAAATAATCAAATGTGGTGAATTGAAAAGAAACTGTTGATATTTATTCTTTAGAACAAATCTTTGATCTCATCTTGATGGACATGGATATGCCTGTCATGAATGGCAACGAGGtatatatacttataaattTTGTATATGTACTCATTGTTGCCTCATTATCGTAAATTTGAATCACTATTAACTGTTTGGAAAAATGGTTTACGAAGGTTAATGGGAGTAACTATCCGTGCAACATGTTGGGTTGAGAATTCTTTGTtactaaggaaaaaaaaagagagaggaggagaTGGTTTAGGAGAGTTCTATAGAAAAATACATAAATTGTCATTATGTTACTATAAATTTTTGGGACTAATTACTTTAGGAACAATCAATATCTATACAATTACATATCACAATTACAAATCAcaatttataacataaataaTAACAccaatatataaacatataataatacctatataaaaatatatataattaccagTTCAAAACGTGATGACATgcttcaaatatatacatacaaatatatatatatatatatatatatatatatacacacagaaattctcctatgtggaccaaaagtgtgaaccaactttgtggacttgtttttcaaccatatatatgtgtgtgttatcATTTTCCTTATTCATAGATTTAGCAAGTATAATATGTAAATCATATTATTCTCTTCCATTCTGATGTTGAGAACAAACTGCCAATATCACCAATGACTgataacaaataaatatttatatagttatTATCAGTGGCGGACCCAGGATCTGATATCACTAGGGGCACAAAAGTTGTGAGGGGGTCCGGGGGCAAtgcccccgaaatttttttttgggttcgtTAGATAATCGATTTATGAATATAGACCGCATACACAATAAACACGTTAAtaatagtttaaaaaaaatacattgtaaCTTATCACAATTGTTCTCTATCAGTTTTTATGTTTTGAAAACGCAATtctataatattattattaatagttATAAGCAACTCTTTTTCTATGTAACATACAAGACAATTATTCAAAAATTGATCACTCATTTGATTGCGCAAATCTGTTTTGACAATATTGAACCAACCTCATCAATTTTGTTAAATAGGATAAAATTGGGTATGTTGGGCTTAACATGGTAAAGGACATGCAATAGACTTGAGTTATGGCCTAAGACTTAAGAGGGTTTGCTCAAAATTACTTAGTGGAGTGAATAGATTTTAATGGACTGGGGACTTTAGTTTTTTTGATCGGGTGCCTAACCATCAAATTGTAAAATCTACATGTTATACTTGCTAGAAATTATCAATGGGTCACTTGGGGCCCATTAGCCCCCAGTGCAATAGGCGTGCGGCCGCCACTGATCATCTATCTATTACTTCTATTCTATTACTTCTATTATCTATTATctattatctatctatctattatCTTTATCTATCTTTATCTATCTTCTATCTATCTTCTATCTATTTTTCCTATTCTAAACTTCGAAGGATTGAGGTGATATGGTGGCGAGTTCCGTCTTTTCTTAATACTCGCGCGACTTTTTCTCCACTTTCTCTACCGCATGTTTACCTAATTTCGGCCacccaaaacgacgtcgttctTCTACTCTCGAATTTTGTTCTGTTTGGGGTGCTCCGTGTTTCGTCGTTTCTGGCGAGTCCATACCCCATTTTGTACACGCGCAACTCCAGTTCTTTCTTCGCTTACCGTGGGTGGTTGGGGTGTTTATCGGTGAGTTGGTGGGTTTAGGGGCTTTGGCACTGTCTTTGCTTCGATTTTCTTGGCCGTAGGTCTTGCTTTTTTGTAGCTTCCTGTATTTGCAGACGATCTTGAGTGAAGAAAGCGAGAATGAAGAACAGACGTGCTTCGACTGCCTCGGGCGTCGAATCAGACCCGATTTCTTTGATCAGGTTATCTTCACTCCGTGCCAAACTCAGTTCGTCGGTTTGTGTGTCTTTGTCTTAATCATCAGGTGagtgtcaaatttgatgctttgatttCCTCTATGTGTTAGCGGTGATTGGCGGATTCGACTGGtctttttggtttctttgtGGCGTTTTTTGCGGATTGGAGTTTGGTTGTAGccattttatttggttttgttgttcctcttttgATGGGTGTTAGGTCTTAGCTCATTATCGTAGCTATCCTAGGTTGTGCACCACTGTACCGAAATTGTAAAAATCCTTGCTTCATTAATTCTTAGATAAGTCTTTGAATTTTGTATCTCAAGTTTTCTGATTCTTGATTTCATCACTCTTGTAAGCTGATAGTGGATTTCGCTTCTCTACCACTCCATTGCCAATCTACTGCAAGGTCACCATGTAGAAATCCTTAGCCTCTCAAAATGTTGTAATTGTTGCAAACACGATCTTCATGACTTTGCTTTGGTTTGTTGCTCCTGCTTTGGTTCCCATCTCAATTTGAAGAAGAATATAATGCAAATTATTCGAATTCTAGCTTGCAGGTTTTTGACATGACTGGATATGTAATAAATGATTTCAGATTCACTACAAGGTAATTTTCTTTTcggttttatttttgttcttcgTGGGATAAATTTTTAGATCGGCTTCAAATAGAATTGACCATGATCATCGCTTACTGGGTTGGGATTATTTCCTATTATGCAACAGACAACAAATGGGTTGGGATTATTGGGTTGAGGTGAACAAACAGGGCAATCGATGTCAGGCTTTCAAGCTGCGGCGGGTATATCTCTGCCACAACCATTTATAATGTTGAATAACTTTTTCTTATTTGCACAGTTGTTCTATTTGTAGTTGCTTAATTTCCATGCGTACTTGAAATATCTTAATCAAACTGTCTTATAGTTGGTTATCCTTATGATATTGTTTATAAATTCACTAAAGCACCAATAAGCATCTGCCTAAGGATCTTAGTTGTTGGTTGTTTACGTCAGTTGTCCCCTCATTGACATGTAAGGCACTGGATTCCTATAATAATTTTGTCCTTCTTTACTTACTCTATTTTTAGATGGAATTTGGAGATTGTGTTAGCTTTTCTGTTCTAATGAATATTATCATATGCAGGATGGTTGATGTGGAAGGTTTGAACACCTTGGGTTGGCTGTGAATTTGATGACCTATGAGTTCAAAACTGCTGctttgagtttcaaaattgttcaaTATGAATTTTGAAATGGATTTGTTTTGTGATTCTGCTTTTGCTTTTTGGTGTAGGTGGAAGCTGATAATGTTGTTATAGTGACCAATATGAGTACGCCAAAGCCTTTGCCTGACGAAGTTCTTTCTGACATTACTGTATCTGTAGAAGATCTAAATTTTACATGATTTTCTGTGAATGTTTAATTCCTTCAAATAGTTTTCTGTGAGTAGCCTTTTAAATTGGATTATTTATTGTTTCTTACAGTAGGCAAAGGAAATGGATGTTGTTTGGGTAGCTACTGCTGGTGTGGATGGCCAACTGTGGTTGTAATGTCCTCAACTCTTCATTTTGTAGGTAAGTAGGCTTTCACATGGCTGGATATCGAATAAATTTCTTTCTATCATTTGATTACTATGTGCTATTTTGTTTTTACACAGCAAAACAAAGAAGTTTACCAGCATTTCGATGGAGACTGGTGGCTTACTATGAATTTGTAAGAACCAATTTTTGGGCTTTATTTATTCTACCTGTTTATTAGAAATGTGTATTTTTATTGCCTTCAGACATCCTTGCTACGAGGTCTCTTCTATTGTATCAAAGCAAGAAGTGAGCTGCTTCTGTTTTCGTTGCCTGATACTTATGTTTCTTTgcccctaattcctctctctgttCTAAGCTCTGTCCAGTAGATCTGCCCTATTTTGAGTTAATACTTTCTTACCTCATAGTGTTGTTGTTCTGTAATTACAGGGGATAAAGAATGGCAGGGAGATCATAACTGTGTTCTCCTTTGGGGTGGATGACATATTTTCAAAAGCTGCAGAAGAACATGATTTCTCAGAGGTTGCTTCTCCAAGCATTGAATGTCTCCAATGCTTCCTTCCTTTGTTGCTGTGGAAGGTTAGTGTGCATGTCTGTGTATATTGCTTCAAATTATATGATTTTCCATCATGGGTgacctttttttctttgatttcttttgagGGAATGACAAGAGTTTTAGAAGCCGCAGAAGAAGATCATGATTGAAGTCTTCGAGAGGATCAAACATGGACTACTACACATTCATGTAGCTATACATTGCTACGCTTTCTGTTTTCTAATTGCACGCTGCTTCTTTTGCATTGGGTGTAAAACTTTTGATGGATGATTgagatactttgttaacataaTGATAACCTTATGTGCACTATATTGATTTAATCTTCCTTTATATCACCATATTGATTTAATCTTCCTTTATATCTAAGGTGTATTCTGCTTTACCATACTCAAATCGATGAACTGGCTTCTTACTATTCCAAGTCCATTGCGTTTTACCACCAATTTCTTATGTTTTGACAGATTGCTATACGAACAAGTGATGTCTACGAAACACACGGTAATTCAACCTGAAACACAGTTCAAGACTCTTAACCCCAAACACAGTGCCATACTCACGAGAACGAGTCCGCAGCAATTCAACCCGAAACATAGTTCAAGACTTAACCCCAGACATAGTTCCAcacaatttcctcacaattttccTACTCGCtggtgtgggcttcgtctgggATGAAGAGGAGTCGTTGATTTGTTGGGTATGTGATCATCTCCACCGTTGGAGATTTCCCTTCTCCGATTGATGTGTGAGCTTGGCTTTTGCTTTGTCGTTTTGTGCAGACATTTGATCCAGCTGTTGCTTTACCCTGTTGAAGGTCTTTCTCGAACCTCAGCTCGCAGGTACAGTTCATGCACCTGCTGATGCCAATTTTTCTGACCTTCTTATTTTCGTCGTCTTCGTTCCAGAACATCCTCACCTCTACAGTTTCGGTGTCTTCATCCTGATGATCAGGTGCGCAATCAACTTCGTCATATGATTTCCTCAGTTTGTTACGGGTGATTGGCGGATTTCGCTGTTGCTTTCTCTTATTGATTACGGTGATTCATATACACTTGAAATTTCTGATTGATTTTGTTCTTCCGTTGTAGCTATTTGGTTTGGGTTTGTCCGTCTTGGTGTTTGATGGGCTGTTGTAGCTATTTGATTACTATGTGCTGTTTTGTTTTTACACAGCAAAAGAAAGAAGTTTACCAGCATTTCGATGGAGATTAGTGGCTTACTATGAATTTGTAAGAACCAATTTTTGGGCTTTATTTATTCTACCTGTTTATTAGAAATGTGTATTTTTATTGCCTTCAGACATCCTTGCTACAAGGTCTCTTCTATTATATCAAAGCAACAAGTGAGCTGCTTCTGTTTTTATTGCCtgattcttctccttctttgccTCTGATTCCTCTCTCTGTTCTAAGCTCTGTCCAGTAGATCTGCCTTATTTTTTAGTTAATACTTTCATACCTCATCCTGTTGTTGTTCTATAATTACAGGGGATAAGGAATGGCGGGGAGATCATAACTGCGTTCTCCTTTGTGGCCTGCACTTTCCTTATGCTCTTACTTACTTCGGTTATGTTCGACCAGGTGTGTGTTTTGCTAGCCGCTGCCCTGccgccttcttttttttttgcaagaaaGATGAGAACATGGCTGTGGAGTAGAATGATGTGTCTCCAAAATGGAATGGGATGCCACTGTCTGTTACAAAAACattgatatatgtaaatatCATGTTATGTGCTCTACTTTATGCGCTTTCTGTTTGATACTTCTTTCAAGTTACTTATACAATATGCGATTTTCATGGACCCAGCTAATGCAACTTAGCATAAGAGGACTCAATTCCAAGAACAGCACTTCACTAGACACAAACAACTGAGTGCTTGAAGACACTATGGAAGATTCCTTATATCATGAAGCTTGCACTCACTTAAAGCCTTGGAGGGCTATTATTTTGTTGGGATACAGGTATCATCATTTGATATGATGAATTCGTTGTTAATTAGGAtgtgttctttttttgttggCTAATTTGTTCTTTCTGATTAGGTGGAACCTCCTAACGTAGATGTACGTCAGTTGTGAActtcaaattttataaaatataaattatgtttttgattatttggttCTGTAGGTCTTTGTTTCACATCTTTTTGGTAAGTGTTGGCGAGATGACATATATGGTGGATATGgtttaaatttgttttcctCACTAACAATATGATGCTCATGTGAATATAATTGTATCTTTAAAATTCCCTTTATTAATGTTTCTATTTTGCTCTAGGCATATGTACAACAACTAGAGAGCAGTCGATCGAAACTGGACCAACTTGATCAAGATATCCAGCAAGCTCGCCAGCAGGTTTTTTTTGGAGTTATCTATTTCATAATAAGCAGGTTTCGAGCTCTGCATACCATTCAAATCAATGAGTAGAAATGGTATGAacttttttcccctcttttgtGCAACCCCCTCCCCCAGCCTCCTCTTCTTATACAAAAGCCAAGGAGGATGTGTtaccatatttttttattaatgtccAAAAGACTCTTGTCTATATTTTCTACAAAAAAATGTTgatgtttgtttgtgttttttggtAAGTGACTTGGTTAGTTTATAccagcatgtatatatatgccagTTGTAAAAGTTTTCCATTGCTTCTTTATCTTCTGTTGTATTTTTAGTTACTTCTTCAAACAATGCTTCTA is part of the Tripterygium wilfordii isolate XIE 37 chromosome 7, ASM1340144v1, whole genome shotgun sequence genome and encodes:
- the LOC120001360 gene encoding uncharacterized protein LOC120001360 isoform X2, which gives rise to MKNRRASTASGVESDPISLISLQVFDMTGYVINDFRFTTRQQMGWDYWVEVNKQGNRCQAFKLRRVEADNVVIVTNMIGKGNGCCLGSYCWCGWPTVVVMSSTLHFVAKQRSLPAFRWRLVAYYEFGIRNGGEIITAFSFVACTFLMLLLTSVMFDQVCVLLAAALPPSFFFARKMRTWLWSRMMCLQNGMGCHCLLQKH
- the LOC120001360 gene encoding uncharacterized protein LOC120001360 isoform X3; translated protein: MKNRRASTASGVESDPISLISLQVFDMTGYVINDFRFTTRQQMGWDYWVEVNKQGNRCQAFKLRRVEADNVVIVTNMIGKGNGCCLGSYCWCGWPTVVVMSSTLHFVAKQRSLPAFRWRLVAYYEFGIKNGREIITVFSFGVDDIFSKAAEEHDFSEVASPSIECLQCFLPLLLWKSFRSRRRRS
- the LOC120001360 gene encoding uncharacterized protein LOC120001360 isoform X1, with translation MKNRRASTASGVESDPISLISLQVFDMTGYVINDFRFTTRQQMGWDYWVEVNKQGNRCQAFKLRRVEADNVVIVTNMIGKGNGCCLGSYCWCGWPTVVVMSSTLHFVAKQRSLPAFRWRLVAYYEFGIKNGREIITVFSFGVDDIFSKAAEEHDFSEVASPSIECLQCFLPLLLWKVSVHVCVYCFKLYDFPSWVTFFSLISFEGMTRVLEAAEEDHD